One segment of Variovorax sp. PAMC28562 DNA contains the following:
- a CDS encoding 3-hydroxyacyl-CoA dehydrogenase/enoyl-CoA hydratase family protein: protein MSTFNVKKVAVLGAGVMGAQIAAHLVNVRVPVVLFDLPAKEGSKNGIVTRAIDNLKKLKPAPLGDVADAALIEIANYEDDLAKLGECDLVIEAIAERMDWKLDLYKKIAPHVAKHAILASNTSGLSITKLSEALPEQLKPRFCGIHFFNPPRYMFLVELINTPTTQPVVLDQLETFVTSTLGKGVVRAHDTPNFIANRVGIAGMLATLKEVEKFGLTPDIVDDLTGKKLGRASSGTFRTADVVGLDTLAHVVKTLQDNLNAESDPFYANFTTPPVLAKLLDLGNLGQKTKAGFFKKVGRDILRFDLKANEGQGGYVPSGEKADEVYGRMLKRPPAERLKLLRESDGAQGQFLWAILRDSFHYAAVHLATIAESARDVDFAMRWGFGMKQGPFELWQEAGWLQVAKWIQEDIDAGKALSTVALPKWVFEGAVAKAGGVHTPEGSWSASQGQFVPQRKLPVHARQLFPESVLGANAVDANQAGTPISDEGDVRVWTLDGDVLIASIHSKMHAISPDVAEALGAAVELAEAEYKGLVIWSPDEMFSVGADLQAMLPAFVVAGIGAVEGAEAELQNVMLKIRYASVPVVSAVRGLALGGGCELAVYCAKRVVAMESYIGLVEVGVGLIPGAGGLTYIARRAAENAAASTGSDLLPFLTEGFTAAAMAKVGTGALDSKKLGYLLDSDVIVPNKDELLYVALQQTKAMADAGYRAPLRRTFRVAGRSGAATIKGQLVNMRDGGFISAHDFHIASLIAGVVTGGDIDAGSLVTEAYLMTLERKAFCSLIAHPKTQERIMGMLSTGKPVRN from the coding sequence ATGTCCACATTCAATGTAAAAAAAGTCGCCGTGCTCGGTGCCGGCGTCATGGGCGCGCAGATCGCGGCGCATCTCGTCAACGTGCGCGTGCCGGTCGTGCTGTTCGACCTCCCCGCGAAAGAAGGGTCTAAGAACGGCATCGTCACGCGCGCCATCGACAACCTGAAGAAGCTCAAGCCGGCCCCGCTCGGCGACGTGGCCGATGCGGCGTTGATCGAAATTGCCAACTACGAGGACGACCTGGCCAAGCTGGGCGAATGCGATCTGGTGATCGAAGCGATCGCCGAGCGCATGGACTGGAAACTCGACCTGTACAAGAAGATCGCGCCGCACGTCGCCAAGCACGCGATCCTGGCGTCGAACACCTCGGGCCTCTCGATCACCAAGTTGAGCGAGGCGTTGCCCGAACAATTGAAGCCACGCTTCTGCGGAATTCACTTCTTCAACCCGCCGCGCTACATGTTCCTGGTCGAGCTGATCAACACGCCGACCACGCAGCCCGTGGTGCTCGATCAGCTTGAAACTTTCGTCACCAGTACGCTCGGCAAGGGCGTGGTGCGAGCGCACGACACGCCCAACTTCATCGCGAATCGCGTGGGTATCGCCGGCATGCTGGCGACGTTGAAGGAAGTCGAGAAGTTCGGCCTCACGCCGGACATCGTCGACGACCTGACGGGTAAGAAACTCGGCCGCGCCAGCTCGGGCACTTTCCGCACTGCCGACGTGGTGGGCCTCGACACGTTGGCGCACGTGGTCAAGACCCTGCAGGACAATCTGAACGCCGAGAGCGATCCGTTCTATGCCAACTTCACGACGCCGCCGGTGCTCGCCAAGTTGCTGGATTTGGGCAACTTGGGGCAGAAGACCAAGGCCGGCTTCTTTAAGAAAGTCGGTCGCGACATCCTGCGCTTCGACCTGAAGGCCAATGAAGGCCAGGGTGGTTACGTGCCTTCCGGCGAGAAGGCGGACGAGGTCTACGGCCGCATGTTGAAACGCCCACCGGCGGAGCGGCTGAAGCTGCTGCGCGAAAGCGACGGCGCACAAGGCCAGTTCCTGTGGGCGATCCTGCGCGACAGCTTTCACTACGCCGCGGTGCATCTGGCGACCATCGCCGAGAGCGCGCGCGACGTCGACTTCGCGATGCGTTGGGGCTTCGGCATGAAGCAAGGTCCGTTCGAGCTGTGGCAGGAAGCGGGATGGCTGCAAGTCGCCAAGTGGATTCAGGAAGACATCGATGCCGGCAAGGCGCTGAGCACGGTGGCGCTGCCGAAGTGGGTGTTCGAAGGTGCCGTCGCCAAGGCTGGCGGCGTGCACACACCCGAAGGTTCGTGGAGTGCATCGCAAGGTCAGTTCGTGCCGCAACGCAAGCTGCCAGTGCATGCGCGCCAGTTGTTCCCCGAGAGCGTGCTGGGCGCCAATGCCGTCGATGCCAACCAGGCCGGCACCCCGATCAGCGACGAAGGCGATGTGCGCGTGTGGACGCTCGATGGCGACGTGCTCATCGCCAGCATCCATTCGAAGATGCATGCGATCAGCCCCGACGTGGCCGAGGCGCTGGGCGCCGCGGTCGAGCTGGCCGAAGCCGAATACAAGGGCCTGGTGATCTGGTCGCCCGACGAGATGTTCTCTGTCGGCGCCGACCTGCAGGCGATGCTGCCGGCCTTCGTGGTCGCCGGCATCGGCGCGGTGGAAGGGGCAGAGGCCGAGTTGCAAAACGTCATGCTGAAGATTCGGTACGCCAGCGTGCCGGTGGTCTCGGCGGTTCGCGGCCTGGCACTGGGCGGCGGTTGCGAGCTGGCGGTGTATTGCGCAAAGCGTGTCGTCGCGATGGAAAGCTACATCGGCCTGGTGGAAGTCGGCGTCGGCCTCATCCCCGGTGCCGGTGGCCTGACATACATCGCGCGCCGCGCAGCCGAGAACGCCGCCGCCTCGACCGGCAGCGACCTGCTGCCCTTTTTGACCGAAGGCTTTACCGCGGCCGCGATGGCCAAGGTAGGCACGGGCGCGCTCGATTCGAAGAAGCTCGGCTACCTGCTCGACAGCGACGTGATCGTGCCGAACAAGGACGAGCTTCTCTACGTCGCGCTGCAGCAGACGAAGGCGATGGCCGATGCCGGCTACCGCGCGCCGTTGCGCCGCACATTCCGCGTGGCCGGCCGAAGCGGCGCTGCGACGATCAAGGGGCAGCTGGTCAACATGCGCGACGGCGGCTTCATCAGCGCGCACGACTTCCATATCGCCAGCCTGATCGCCGGCGTGGTCACGGGCGGCGACATCGATGCCGGCTCACTGGTGACCGAGGCGTATCTGATGACGCTGGAACGCAAGGCCTTCTGCTCGCTGATCGCCCATCCGAAGACGCAGGAACGGATCATGGGGATGCTGAGCACGGGCAAGCCTGTGCGGAACTGA
- a CDS encoding endonuclease domain-containing protein, whose amino-acid sequence MQNQSTPNAQRNARVLRREMTETERKLWTGLRSEQLGVKFRRQHPLGNYIADFACLDPKLIIELDGSQHLQQQSYDATRTAFFRSQGFAVLRFASNEPFINLVGVLQAIAHRLDAMSAASPHPRLPPLGEGATQDTSTITP is encoded by the coding sequence ATGCAAAACCAATCCACTCCCAACGCGCAGAGAAATGCTCGTGTCCTTCGGCGCGAGATGACGGAAACCGAGCGCAAGCTCTGGACCGGACTACGCAGCGAACAGTTGGGGGTGAAGTTCCGCCGACAGCATCCACTCGGTAACTACATCGCGGACTTCGCCTGTCTCGACCCGAAATTGATCATCGAACTCGATGGCTCTCAGCATCTTCAGCAGCAGAGTTACGACGCGACGCGAACTGCATTTTTTCGCAGCCAGGGCTTTGCTGTGCTTCGCTTTGCGTCGAATGAACCGTTTATCAATCTGGTGGGAGTGCTTCAGGCGATTGCACACCGCTTGGACGCCATGAGCGCCGCGAGCCCCCATCCCCGCCTTCCCCCACTGGGTGAAGGAGCAACACAAGATACGAGCACCATCACGCCATGA
- a CDS encoding acetyl-CoA C-acyltransferase has translation MKQLQDAYIVSATRTPIGKSHRGFFRNYRPDDLLATTLRAALAQVPRLDPKAIEDIICGCAIPESQQGLNIARIGAVLAGLPNSIGGITVNRFCASGLSAVQMAADRIRVGEADVMIAAGVESMSMVPMMGNAPSLSPSIFEREGDVGIAYGMGLTAEKVAQQWKVSRDAQDAFALASHQKALAAQKAGEFADEITPIEVTDRAPDLETGESIAKSRIVSLDEGARPDTSIEGLAKLRTVFAARGTVTAGNSSQTSDGAGALILASEKACKQYDLTPLARFVSFASKGVPPHIMGIGPIEAIPAALRYAGLKHEDIDWFELNEAFAAQSLAVINTLGLDPSKVNPMGGAIALGHPLGATGAIRSATVVHALRRKNLKYGMVTMCVGMGQGAAGIFERV, from the coding sequence ATGAAACAACTCCAGGACGCCTACATCGTCTCCGCCACGCGCACGCCCATCGGCAAATCGCACCGCGGTTTCTTCCGCAACTACCGGCCCGACGACCTGCTCGCGACCACCTTGCGCGCCGCACTCGCGCAGGTGCCGCGGCTCGACCCCAAGGCCATCGAAGACATCATCTGCGGTTGTGCCATTCCGGAGTCGCAGCAAGGCTTGAACATCGCGCGCATCGGCGCGGTATTGGCAGGGTTGCCGAACAGCATCGGCGGCATCACGGTGAATCGTTTTTGCGCGTCGGGCCTTTCTGCGGTGCAGATGGCGGCCGACCGCATTCGCGTGGGCGAGGCCGACGTGATGATCGCGGCCGGCGTCGAGAGCATGAGCATGGTGCCGATGATGGGCAACGCGCCTTCCTTGTCGCCTTCGATCTTCGAGCGCGAAGGGGACGTCGGCATTGCTTACGGCATGGGCCTGACGGCCGAGAAGGTTGCGCAGCAATGGAAGGTGAGCCGCGACGCGCAGGATGCGTTTGCGCTCGCATCGCATCAGAAGGCACTGGCCGCGCAGAAGGCCGGGGAATTCGCCGACGAGATCACGCCCATCGAAGTGACCGATCGTGCGCCCGATCTTGAAACCGGCGAGTCGATCGCGAAGAGCCGCATCGTGAGCCTCGACGAAGGCGCGCGCCCGGACACGTCGATCGAAGGCCTGGCCAAACTGCGCACCGTGTTCGCCGCCCGCGGCACGGTCACGGCCGGTAACAGCTCACAGACCTCCGACGGCGCCGGCGCGCTCATCCTCGCCAGCGAAAAAGCCTGCAAGCAATATGACCTGACGCCGCTCGCGCGCTTCGTCAGCTTCGCCAGCAAGGGCGTGCCACCGCACATCATGGGCATCGGGCCGATCGAGGCGATTCCAGCTGCATTGCGATATGCCGGACTGAAGCACGAAGACATCGACTGGTTCGAGCTGAACGAAGCTTTCGCGGCGCAATCGCTGGCGGTCATCAACACGCTCGGACTCGACCCGAGCAAGGTGAATCCGATGGGCGGCGCGATCGCGCTCGGTCATCCGCTCGGCGCGACCGGCGCTATCCGTTCGGCGACAGTCGTTCATGCGCTACGGCGCAAGAATCTGAAGTACGGCATGGTCACGATGTGCGTGGGCATGGGGCAGGGCGCCGCAGGAATTTTCGAAAGAGTCTGA